Proteins found in one Triticum urartu cultivar G1812 chromosome 4, Tu2.1, whole genome shotgun sequence genomic segment:
- the LOC125552230 gene encoding serine/threonine-protein phosphatase PP1, with amino-acid sequence MAAAPAAGGQGGGMDAALLDDIIRRLLEVRTARPGKQVQLSESEIRQLCTASRDIFLTQPNLLELEAPIKICGDIHGQYSDLLRLFEYGGFPPEANYLFLGDYVDRGKQSLETICLLLAYKIKYPENFFLLRGNHECASINRIYGFYDECKRRFNVRLWKVFTDCFNCLPVAALIDDKILCMHGGLSPDLGHLDEIKNLPRPTDVPDTGLLCDLLWSDPGKDVQGWGMNDRGVSYTFGHDKVTEFLLKHDLDLICRAHQVVEDGYEFFADRQLVTIFSAPNYCGEFDNAGAMMSVDETLMCSFQILKPAERKIKFMASNKM; translated from the exons atggcggcggcgccggcggcgggaGGGCAGGGAGGCGGCATGGACGCCGCGCTCCTCGACGACATCATCCGCCGTCTGCTCGAGGTGCGGACGGCGCGCCCCGGCAAGCAGGTGCAGCTCTCCGAGTCGGAGATCCGCCAACTCTGCACCGCCTCCCGCGACATCTTCCTCACCCAGCCCAACCTCCTCGAGCTCGAGGCGCCCATTAAAATCTGCG GTGATATCCATGGTCAGTACAGTGATCTTTTAAGGCTATTTGAGTATGGAGGTTTTCCCCCAGAAGCCAACTATCTATTCTTAGGCGATTATGTTGATCGAGGCAAACAGAGTCTGGAGACTATATGCCTCCTCCTTGCATACAAAATCAAGTACCCCGAGAACTTTTTTCTTCTGAGAGGCAACCATGAGTGTGCTTCAATAAACAGAATATATGGATTTTATGATGAATGCAAGCGTCGCTTCAATGTGCGGCTATGGAAGGTCTTCACCGACTGTTTTAATTGTCTCCCTGTGGCCGCTCTAATCGATGATAAAATATTATGCATGCATGGTGGCCTTTCTCCTGATCTGGGACACCTAGATGAGATAAAAAACTTGCCCCGTCCTACCGATGTGCCAGATACAGGTCTACTATGCGATCTTCTTTGGTCTGATCCAGGAAAAGATGTCCAAGGGTGGGGCATGAATGATAGGGGCGTTTCATACACATTTGGCCATGACAAAGTTACGGAGTTCCTTCTAAAGCATGATCTTGATCTTATTTGCCGTGCCCACCAG GTTGTCGAGGATGGGTATGAATTCTTTGCTGACAGGCAACTGGTCACCATATTTTCGGCTCCCAACTATTGTGGTGAATTTGATAATGCTGGAGCAATGATGAGTGTTGATGAAACTTTGATGTGTTCATTTCAAATTCTCAAACCTGCTGAGAGAAAAATCAAATTTATGGCGTCAAACAAAATGTGA